The genomic stretch TTCAAACGAGCCACCATATTCGTCGGTCCGCTTGTTGGTCAGCGGCGACAAGAATTGGTTGATCAGGTAGCCGTGCGCCCCATGAAGTTCCACCGTGTCAAAGCCCGCCTTTTGCGCGCGAATCGCCGCTTGCTTAAACGCTTCGACGATCTCCGCAATCTCTGCGATCGTCAGTTCCTGTGGCGTTTTGTAATTGTCGAAGTGAGTAAATGCGGACGGGGCCACATTCGGCTCCGGCGTTTCTGCCTTGGTGCCCGCATGTGCGAGTTGGATCGCCGTCTTGGCACCATGAAGTTTGCAAAACTCGACAATGCGAGCAAGGCCCGGAATGTGATCATCCGAATAGATGCCCACATCAGCGGTCGAAATCCGACCGCGCGCTTCCACGCCAGCCGCTTCGACCATCACCAGACCAACTCCACCGATGGCGCGTGCTCCGTAGTGGACAAAGTGCCAGTCTGTCACCGTGCCATCATCTTTCGCCTGATACTGACACATCGGCGACATCATAATTCTATTTTTCAATTCCAGACCTTTTAAAGTAAACGAG from Tumebacillus algifaecis encodes the following:
- the namA gene encoding NADPH dehydrogenase NamA, coding for MAGLFDSFTLKGLELKNRIMMSPMCQYQAKDDGTVTDWHFVHYGARAIGGVGLVMVEAAGVEARGRISTADVGIYSDDHIPGLARIVEFCKLHGAKTAIQLAHAGTKAETPEPNVAPSAFTHFDNYKTPQELTIAEIAEIVEAFKQAAIRAQKAGFDTVELHGAHGYLINQFLSPLTNKRTDEYGGSFENRVRFPLQVIRAVKEVLPADMPLLMRVSASEYSEDGYSMAEMIEMVKLFKEAGVDLVDVSSGGSLPLPPPAIYPGYQLQYAEEIKKGADIPTIAVGLLHHPQLMEEAIQNGRADLIAVGRELLRNPHFAKTAAIALGAQLELPNVYKRAF